GCCAGCTCCCCTCCCAGGAAGTAGAACGTGTCCGCCTCCCCGCCGGCATTGCCCAGGGCGAGCCCGGCCAGGAAGTTGGGGCGCACGGCGGTGTCGTCGAACCCGAGGCGCAGCACGCCGGACAGCAGCATGAGCCCGCCCGGGATGCTCTCCGTGTTCTCGCCTCCGCTGGGTGCCTGGCTGACGCGGGTCTGCGAGCCGGCCTTGAGGAAGTAGGCCACCTCCGGACCCGCCGCGACGAAGCGGTTGAAGCGCGCGAGCAGCTGCACCCGCGCTCCGGGCCCGCCGTGCTCGCCGCCCTCGATGTTCTCCCCGTTCGCATAGCCGAGCTGCAGGCCCAGCTGCGTGATGATGCCGCTGCCCGGCTCGCCCTCCTGTGCCAGCGCCCCACTCGCCAGCAGCCAGACCGCGATACCGAACCCAACCTGCTTGCTCTTCATTGCCGTCTCCCTGCCACGGAACTTCGCATGGGTGCTCAGGGCGTCGCGCGCTCCGGACGCGGGCGGCTCGCCACCCGGCACCTCGGTACGTGCTGTCAGGCGCGTCTCGCACGCGCTGTCTGCCCTGCCGGCCTCGGCCGCAGTCTACTCATGAAATCCCCGGGGGAAATGACAAGACTTCCAGATGTCCGAAGCCTGGAGATGGTTCACGGACATGGAGAGGGGCCCCCCTCCTGCGCGAGTGCCCTTTGTGGGTAGGCTGTCATTGAGGCCGGCCCCCGCGCCCGACAGAAAGCCCGTCAGCGATGATTCGAGACCCAGCGGAGTTCCTGCAGCGCATCCCCGAGCTGCGGGCCCTGTGTGAGGACGCGGGCGTGCGCCGCGCCGTGGAGCGCGGAGACCCGTTCAAGCTGTACCGCGCGCTCAGGTGGGCCCGGTGGCTCGGGCGCCTGCGCTCGCACCGCCAGGTGCTCGACACGCTCCTGCGCCAGCGCCGCCTCTTCGCCCGGCCGCTCAAGCAGGGCGGGCTCTTCCTCGGGACGTTCAACGGCTTCGGCGCCACGCTGCTGGGCAGCGCCGAGCCGGACGCGGAGGACGGCACGTCCATCGCCACGCACGCGGTGGTCGCGCTCTTCGCCGTCCCGCTCCTGCCGCTGGGCGCGTACGTGGTGCGCCCCGCCGACAGCAACAACCCGCTCAGCCGCTCCTGGACGTTCTTCGCGCGCGTGCCCCTGGGGACGCTGCCCTGGCTGTGGGGCCGGGTCGTGGCGCTCTCCGTCATCGCCCTGGTGGCCACCGGCGCGGCGCGCGCCTTCCATGCCTCGCGCTACCGCGACGTGTACGTGGCCAACGCCTTCGAGCAGCCCCTGAGCGTGACGCTGGGCGGCCGGACGTTGACCGTGGCCCCGCGCCAGGTGGCCACCCTCACCGTGCCCCTGGGCACGCAGCGGGCCGTGGCCGTCTCGCCGGATGGCGTGCAGGTGGACGCGGTGGAGTTGAACGTCCGCGCCGGCCCGGCCGTGCAGGTGTGGAACATCGCGGGCGGCATGCCCGTCCTCCTGCGGGACGTCGTCTACTCCTCCATGCCGTCCGCGAACGACGGCAGCCCGGCCACGGTGTACTGCGGGCAGCGCTTCATCGAGCTCGCGAAGGTCGACGACGTCTTCGTCGAGCCGCCCTTGCAGCTCAGCACCCGGAGCGGTGGCAGCACGACCCGTCGCTATCTGGGAATCGCGACAGAGGAAGGCGTGGTGCCGCTGGAGCTCTGCTCCACCTACCTCCTCTCGCAGGACAGGCTGGGCGAGACGCTCCCGTTCTCCGAGGTGGCGGCCCGGCTCTCCGGGTGGGGGGAAGCCGAGGTCTCCCGCGCGCTCCAGGCCGCGCTGGCCTCCGGCCCCGGGGCGCTCATCCGCTTCACCCGCTCCTCCCTGGAGGCCCGCCCGAAGGACCCGGAGGCCCACCGGCTGTACCAGTGGGCCGTCGAGCGGGAGGGCAACGTCGAGGAGCTCCTCTCCGAGTACGCGGCGCGGGCCCGGGCGGAGCCGGACTCGGCGGACGCGCAGTACCTGCATGCGCGCCTGCTGCGAGGCGCCGCGCGGGCAGGCGCCATGGAGCGGCTCGCGGAGCGCTTCCCCGACCACTCCGACACGCTGCGCTCGGTGGCCCACCACCGCTACCTCGCCGGGAAGTGGGAGGGCTCGGTGAAGGCGTGGGAGCGGCTGCGCGCGCTGGACGCGGAGACCGCGACGAACAGCCTCGACGAGCAGGTGGCGGCGCTCGTGGCGCTCGGCCGTCCGGCGGAGGCGCTCGCGCTGCTGGCCGACCTCTTCAAGTCGGACGATGCCCAACTGCGGCGCACGGTGGCCGAGCTCCATGCGCTCGTGGCGGCGCGCACCGGCCAGGGCCAGCCCGACGCGCTCGTCGCCGCGCTGGAGCAGGAGCACGAGGGCAAGCCCTTCACCCTGCTGCGCGTGCGCGCCCACCTGCCGCTGAAGGAGGCGCCCCAGTTCGCGGGAGAGCGGCTGATGTCCGTGATTGGCAAGGAGCCCGGGGCCGCCCTGGAGGAGGCCCGGGCGCTGAAGGAGTTCGAGCTCCCCAGCCTCACCGAGGTGTCCTGGGCCCTGGCCTATGGCGAGGCCGTGCGCACGGCCTCGGAGGAGAGTGAGCGCTCACTCTCGCGGGCGTACGTGCTGAGCCCCCGTCAGCGCGAGGACTTCCGGCGCTTCGTCCGGGGGGAGAGCGCCGCCCTGGACCCGGACGAGCTGTCGCCGGAGGTCCGCGCCGCCGCCTACTTCGTCCGCTCCCGTGACACGTCGCTCCCGGAGGCCGAGCGCCGCAAGCTCGTGGTGCAGGCGCGGCGGGACGACGGGCTCCACGGCTCCGTCAGCGAGGCCATCAGCGCATGGACTCCGTGAACCCTTCTGGTGTCGCCCGGCGCGCGGTGCTCACCGTCGTGCTGTGGGCGGGCTTCTGGCTCCTGGGCCTGGCCGTCGCCGCGGGCCTGCTCTGGGTGCCCATCGCCGAGGAGCGCTACACCGGCTCGGTGGGCCTGTCCGGCCTGCTGTCCGCCGCCGGCGCGCTGACGGTGCTGTGGGCGCTGAGGCCGCGAGGCTGGTTCAGCCGGGAGAAGCGCGACGAGGTCCGGCCGCTCACGCGCGAGGACTTCCCCGCCCTCTTCACGCTGCTGGACGAAGTGGCCGTCCGGGCCGGCGCGTCCGTGCCCCGGAAGGTGTACCTGTCCGGCGAGGCCACGGCCTTCATCGCCATGGAGCGGCGCTGGCTGGGCCTGCGCCGGGAGCCGGTGGTGGGCATCGGCCTGCCGCTGTTCGCCTTCCTGGACCGCGAGGAGCTGGCGTCCGTCCTCGCGCACGAGTACGGCCACCACCAGGGCGGAGACCTGGCGCTGGGCCCGTGGGTGTACCGCACGCGCCGCTCCATCGCCCTGGCGGTGGACTCGCTGGAGGACTCGGCCTTCTTCCTGGACGTGCCCTTCCAGCTCTACGGCCGGTTCTTCCTCAGCGCCTCCAGCGCCGTGTCGCGGCAGCAGGAGCTGGCGGCGGACGCGCTCGCCGCGTCGGCCTGCGGCACGCGCGCCACGGCCAGCGCCCTGCGCAAGGTGCACGCGCTGGGGCCCGTGTGGGGGGCGTACTTCGAGCACGAGCTGCTGCCCCTCTTCGGCCAGCGCGTGCGCGTCCCGTTGCTGGAGGGGTTCCGCCGCTTCGTCGCGGAGGAGCACCGCCGCGCGGACGTGGAGCAGGGACTGCAGGAAGCGCTGGCGCGGCCTCCCTCCCAGTGGGACTCGCACCCGCCGCTGCAGGAGCGGCTGCGCGGGGTGGGCTACCCCGGCGAGGGCGCCTCCACGCCCGCCTCGTGGCTCCCGCTGGCCGGGTGCCTGGAGCTGCTCGGCGGTGAGCGGGCAGCGGAGGACACCTGGGTGGAGCGCTCCATCACCGAGGGGCTGGTGTCCCTGGCCTGGGAGGAGATTGCCGGGAAGGTCCACCTGCCGGAGCTGCAGAAGCAGTGGGTGGGCACGGCCATCGACCCGGGCCGCACGCCGCTGGGCGCCCTGCCGGGGTTCCTGAAGGAGGGTGAGGCGCTCTGGAACCGGATTCGCCCCCAGGGGTTGGACCTGCTGTCCGCGGAGGGCAAGCGCCAGCGCGTGCGCCGCATCCTCGTGGAGTGGCTGGGCGCGGCGCTGGTGCACCGGGGCTTCCTGCCGCAGCTGCGCCCCGGAGCGAACCTCCGCTTCGTCTGCGGCGACATCTCCGTGGAGCCCGCGGTCATCGTCCGCAGGCTCGCGGAGGGCGCGCTGTCCGAAGCGCAGTACCTGGAGGCGTGCGAGCTGCTCGAGGCGGCCTCGAGTCAGCTCGCGACGGCGTAGCGGCTACGGCTCCTTGAAGACGAGCAGGCCGCGCGTCTGGTCCACCACGTAGACGTGCCCGTCCCCGGGCACGCGGATGCCAATGGCGCCCTCGTACAGGCCGGTGTCGTTGTCCGGGTCCGTGTCGCGGAAGGTGTTGTAGTACGCGACCTGGCGCGGCTGCGTCGGGTCCGACACGTCCAGCACCCGCACGCCCTCGTGGTACCAGGCGATGTACAGGCGCGTGCCCACCAGCAGGATGTTGTGGATGGACGCGACGTCCCGCAGCTTGAAC
This DNA window, taken from Pyxidicoccus xibeiensis, encodes the following:
- a CDS encoding tetratricopeptide repeat protein; amino-acid sequence: MIRDPAEFLQRIPELRALCEDAGVRRAVERGDPFKLYRALRWARWLGRLRSHRQVLDTLLRQRRLFARPLKQGGLFLGTFNGFGATLLGSAEPDAEDGTSIATHAVVALFAVPLLPLGAYVVRPADSNNPLSRSWTFFARVPLGTLPWLWGRVVALSVIALVATGAARAFHASRYRDVYVANAFEQPLSVTLGGRTLTVAPRQVATLTVPLGTQRAVAVSPDGVQVDAVELNVRAGPAVQVWNIAGGMPVLLRDVVYSSMPSANDGSPATVYCGQRFIELAKVDDVFVEPPLQLSTRSGGSTTRRYLGIATEEGVVPLELCSTYLLSQDRLGETLPFSEVAARLSGWGEAEVSRALQAALASGPGALIRFTRSSLEARPKDPEAHRLYQWAVEREGNVEELLSEYAARARAEPDSADAQYLHARLLRGAARAGAMERLAERFPDHSDTLRSVAHHRYLAGKWEGSVKAWERLRALDAETATNSLDEQVAALVALGRPAEALALLADLFKSDDAQLRRTVAELHALVAARTGQGQPDALVAALEQEHEGKPFTLLRVRAHLPLKEAPQFAGERLMSVIGKEPGAALEEARALKEFELPSLTEVSWALAYGEAVRTASEESERSLSRAYVLSPRQREDFRRFVRGESAALDPDELSPEVRAAAYFVRSRDTSLPEAERRKLVVQARRDDGLHGSVSEAISAWTP
- a CDS encoding M48 family metallopeptidase encodes the protein MDSVNPSGVARRAVLTVVLWAGFWLLGLAVAAGLLWVPIAEERYTGSVGLSGLLSAAGALTVLWALRPRGWFSREKRDEVRPLTREDFPALFTLLDEVAVRAGASVPRKVYLSGEATAFIAMERRWLGLRREPVVGIGLPLFAFLDREELASVLAHEYGHHQGGDLALGPWVYRTRRSIALAVDSLEDSAFFLDVPFQLYGRFFLSASSAVSRQQELAADALAASACGTRATASALRKVHALGPVWGAYFEHELLPLFGQRVRVPLLEGFRRFVAEEHRRADVEQGLQEALARPPSQWDSHPPLQERLRGVGYPGEGASTPASWLPLAGCLELLGGERAAEDTWVERSITEGLVSLAWEEIAGKVHLPELQKQWVGTAIDPGRTPLGALPGFLKEGEALWNRIRPQGLDLLSAEGKRQRVRRILVEWLGAALVHRGFLPQLRPGANLRFVCGDISVEPAVIVRRLAEGALSEAQYLEACELLEAASSQLATA